From Acipenser ruthenus chromosome 2, fAciRut3.2 maternal haplotype, whole genome shotgun sequence, a single genomic window includes:
- the LOC117408745 gene encoding 3'-5' exoribonuclease 1 — MGDQKENINYQDENQPKHNVQEKRDTAAQDKQCCTPDEKEKPHSASNKSEFSDPVYKEIALANGHINRMSKIELSAKLAELKLETRGVKDVLKKRLKSYYKKQKLMQTVQTESISNDTYYKYICVVDFEATCEESNPPGYLHEIIEFPVVLVNTHTLEIEDSFQEYVKPEVNSQLSDFCVQLTGITQETVDKADTFPNVLQKVVDWLKEKELGTKHKYAVLTDGSWDMSKFLNIQCHISHIRYPQFAKKWINIRKAYGNFYKVPRTQTKLTTMLGNLGMKYDGRPHCGLDDSRNIARIAMRMLQDGCVLRVNERMHAGQLMSVSSKAPVEGAPPPHCPHSRN, encoded by the exons ATGGGGGATCAAAAGGAGAATATAAACTATCAAGATGAAAACCAACCAAAACATAATGTTCAGGAGAAACGTGACACAGCTGCTCAA GATAAACAATGCTGCACACCTGATGAGAAGGAGAAACCCCACTCTGCTTCCAATAAAAGTGAATTCAGTGATCCTGTTTACAAAGAGATAGCTCTTGCAAATGGCCACATCAACAGGATGAGTAAAATTGAGCTCAGCGCCAAGCTTGCAGAGTTAAAACTTGAAACCAG GGGTGTGAAAGATGTGTTAAAGAAGAGGCTCAAAAGTTATTACAAGAAGCAGAAACTGATGCAGACGGTGCAGACTGAGAGCATCAGCAATGACACCTATTACAAGTACATCTGTGTTGTGGATTTTGAAGCCACGTGCGAGGAAAGCAATCCACCAGGCTACCTCCATGAGATCATTGAGTTCCCTGTGGTCCtcgtcaacacacacacactggagatt GAAGATTCATTTCAGGAATATGTGAAGCCAGAAGTTAACAGCCAGCTTTCTGATTTCTGTGTCCAACTTACTGGAATCACACAG GAAACTGTTGATAAGGCTGATACCTTTCCTAATGTGCTTCAGAAGGTAGTGGATTGGCTTAAAGAAAAGGAGCTAGGAACAAAGCATAAATATGCAGTGCTGACAGATGG atCCTGGGATATGAGTAAATTCTTAAACATTCAGTGCCATATAAGCCATATCCGGTATCCTCAGTTTGCCAAGAAATGGATAAATATACGCAAAGCCTACGGGAACTTTTACAAG GTACCCAGAACCCAAACCAAGCTGACGACCATGCTGGGGAACCTTGGGATGAAGTATGACGGCCGGCCTCATTGCGGGCTGGATGACTCGCGGAACATCGCCCGGATCGCCATGCGCATGCTGCAGGACGGCTGCGTGCTACGTGTCAACGAGAGGATGCATGCCGGCCAGCTGATGAGTGTGTCTAGCAAAGCACCTGTAGAGGGTGCTCCTCCGCCACACTGTCCCCATTCCAGGAACTAA